A single region of the Salmo salar chromosome ssa16, Ssal_v3.1, whole genome shotgun sequence genome encodes:
- the LOC106575915 gene encoding LOW QUALITY PROTEIN: zinc finger CCCH domain-containing protein 13 (The sequence of the model RefSeq protein was modified relative to this genomic sequence to represent the inferred CDS: inserted 1 base in 1 codon; deleted 1 base in 1 codon): MSKIRRRVTVENSKTISDSSSSQTSTTPSRRPSVFERLGPSTGSNAVETNCRNWLKTGNCSYGNTCRYTHGTQPRGKGFSGSFSRSAERPTGDLRERMKNKRQDVESDATKRDPEEPTSPTARQRDSSRGRHREKEDIKITKERTPASEEETTEWEANREDSDNGDYDYELSLEMKRQKIQRELMKLEQENMEKREDIVIKKEVPEPTTKTRTTIISKTSPERSSSKGSPSSRKSSGSPKHTKGPKASGSRKKEKKTSVSSSASATARSSKGGHGKKKGPRTPSPPPPVLPLVNPVVAAGGKKHKGKHKNKEKCEEKPPKEGKERGRDAEKHKEKKEKRRDRSDSSHKAKRSVMSEERSGSVSSPSRDREMSPSARKNKSTSPKVASQKTLAPASPPHRSPPPRHKRTPTPPRHHSPSSHSGSSAQRHSPSPRRRRSASPAYNREPPATSSPPGQRCSSRSPAASRDTSSPQRRTSPGGRNHSRGRERGRSERGRSPPAQEHRHERRDESRGKREKDCSRDDRDYEVAETSSSRDAAREDRETKEGRERRGDGRSDRRGDSTSTSRDPTRDRDRDTKDSTREPRTTETTSTRSGRDPLEYRDRDREREREREKEKERERERGEREKTDRKEEAVPEEGRGYGRGHGREEGGRTEGRGEVRGETRTESRAERPGRGRGREADASDKGSSTRNARGSQLETGGHDGWESRSGGGFREKSAERSTDRGAERGGAERGGVDRGGAERDRYDGERRGGEQATGRDSSYDRRGGHTDRGDRRENRERDQRASSPGRHPARGEEPDREETRGRDERRGEEKGGDRREDRAREREREREREREKEREREREKEREAERERVREREREREREREREKEKEREKEREREREREEREREREERDRERKEREREREREREREREQRERERQREWEEREKGRDERRERTRDEPRDDRSVRDSHEDRKTSRKRHRVETTPSPTRPSPKRARDATPGDGEEYNSPEEKSVEKHRLLSQVVLPPQEPLLRSPPSTSVAEDTKPSRWKDEERRGGGDKREGRSRRNEEADARGDRGGAGRGGERRGEHPSDSSTPVSASGSDSRRGKERDGREPTPPPPPVALVTEDRDAPVPSGHEEGKKKTKSQKKGLKKGRKEEGVAGGVSGAPERFTNPEPPXSMALSDGPPPPLLSPRKAPKKKALDKKRKRSRGAESDASEEEPGSSHFPPGKRNKRGPRTPPPAPKEALLSQRAVPHSVAEPLPQPVKMDANFSDWSDEDVLERGGGSAVVKAPPTVPTERTPTGALPRRGGPRGGKERERVERPVPPPIAPLLSQDPPMLLQTLPPQPLMSQPLLRKPPPEQKRSSSMGSNQSRASSRRLRSPSNESAHREDPQQGQGPGRPRRGHQLQGGNSRDRERDRERERERGERERGPVVTELPVVRGEERKSRIDQLRRGEPSRSTSSDRQDSRSHSSRRSSPESERQVQSRAGSYDGREREREREREREQFERERERKDLRQQQGPPGPLPPLQQQGQQRDWEPEGPREWGGRGREPLLMRGGNREQMRERDLRDMRGERERLLPEGLLQQHERERERERGGNRGVGRGGDHGNDRERERMLLMDLPPHGDPKNRMDMRGDRPDMRGDRPDLRGDMRGDMRPDMRGDIRGDMRGDMRGDMRGDIRGDMRPDMRGDIRGDMRGDMRGDMRGDIRGDMRPDMRGDIRGDMRGDIRGDMRGDMRGDMRPDIRGDIRGDMRGDMRGDMRPDIRGDIRGDMRPDMRGDMRPDIRGDMRGGPDHMRPDIRGPDRVEFSLLLPHEALGHGGMDQDKPGNSHHPVGGEIQEAEKQDSIDDEDDAKADDAVSVVSGGEEYEPISDDELDEILADSAQKREDGQEEEKTPGPLDVIDVDWSSLMPKQKQEPRAAGAALLRFTPGAVLLRAGVSKRLAGPELLERVREVCKKELDDPKDADKLFEHDLGALNKAALNRKVERAGLLRNLGPCCKALCARRDMAIRRQLLKNEKGLTKQMYPSVPVVDSELFQLSMRLFKKTVAAARSNQPPVGAPSRPREGRQGATGAGTGSFTGSQARYTTAPRDVCLLRACGAYG, from the exons ATGTCCAAGATAAGGCGGAGGGTAACAGTGGAGAATTCTAAAACCATATCTGACAGCAGCAGTAGCCAGACCAGCACCACCCCGTCTCGCCGGCCCAGCGTATTTGAAAGACTCGGCCCCAGCACTGGTAGTAATGCTGTCGAG ACTAATTGTAGAAATTGGTTGAAGACTGGGAATTGCAGTTACGGCAATACTTGTCGCTACACACATGGAACTCAGCCACGAGGCAAAGGATTTAGTGGATCTTTTAGCAG GTCAGCGGAAAGACCAACTGGCGATCTGCGAGAGAGGATGAAGAATAAGAGGCAGGATGTTGAATCAGATGCTACAAAGAGAGACCCAGAGGAGCCTACTTCCCCCACAGCCAGA CAGCGAGACTCGTCCCGAGGCCGCCACAGGGAGAAGGAAGATATAAAAATCACTAAAGAGAGAACCCCTGCCAGCGAAGAAGAGACCACCGAGTGGGAAGCCAACCGCGAAG ACTCGGATAACGGCGACTACGACTACGAATTGTCCCTAGAGATGAAGAGGCAGAAGATCCAGCGGGAGCTCATGAAGTTGGAGCAGGAGAATATGGAGAAAAGAGAGGACATTGTTATCAAGAAGGAGGTACCG GAGCCGACCACCAAAACTAGGACCACTATCATATCCAAG ACATCCCCGGAGCGTTCCAGCTCTAAAGGTTCCCCCTCCTCCAGGAAGTCCAGTGGATCTCCCAAACACACTAAAGGACCTAAAGCTTCCGGTTCtaggaagaaggagaagaagacctCTGTGTCGTCCTCTGCGTCCGCCACGGCCAGATCTTCCAAGGGGGGCCACGGGAAGAAGAAAGGTCCCCGCAcccccagccctcctcctccGGTGCTTCCGCTGGTGAACCCTGTCGTGGCAGCCGGGGGGAAGAAACACAAGGGGAAGCACAAGAACAAGGAGAAGTGTGAGGAGAAGCCGCCcaaggagggaaaggagagagggagagatgcggAGAAAcacaaggagaagaaggagaaacgCAG AGACCGGTCAGACAGCTCCCACAAGGCCAAGCGGTCAGTGATGTCTGAGGAACGTTCCGGCAGCGTGTCCTCTCCTTCCAGAGACCGAGAGATGTccccgtcagccaggaagaacaAGTCCACCTCCCCAAAAGTTGCCTCCCAGAAGACCCTTGCGCCTGCCTCCCCACCTCACAG GTCTCCCCCTCCCCGCCACAAGCGCACCCCCACCCCGCCCCGCCACCactccccctcctcccactctGGCTCCTCAGCCCAGAGACACTCTCCTTCCCCCCGCCGGCGCCGCTCGGCATCCCCCGCCTACAACCGCGAGCCCCCAgccacctcctcacctcctggCCAGAGGTGTTCCTCCCGCTCCCCTGCAGCCTCCCGGGACACCTCCTCTCCTCAGAGGAGGACTAGCCCCGGAGGACGAAACCACTCTCGGGGGCGTGAGAGAGGACGCAGCGAGAGGGGGAGGAGCCCACCTGCCCAGGAGCACCGACACGAGCGTCGAGACG AGAGCCGCGGGAAGCGAGAGAAAGACTGTAGCCGTGACGACCGGGACTACGAGGTGGCAGAGACGAGCTCTTCTCGTGATGCCGCCCGTGAGGACCGGGAGACAAAAGAGGGGCGAGAGCGCCGGGGTGACGGGCGCAGCGACCGACGAGGAGACTCCACCAGTACCTCCAGGGACCCCACCAGGGATAGAGACCGGGACACCAAGGACTCGACCCGGGAACCCAGAACCACAGAGACCACGTCAACACGCTCCGGACGAGACCCTCTGGAGTACAGGGACCGGGATCGAGAacgggagagggagcgagaaaaggagaaagagagggagcgggagagaggagagagggagaagacggaCAGGAAGGAGGAGGCTGTCCCGGAGGAGGGGAGGGGCTATGGGAGGGGCCACGggcgagaggaaggagggaggactgAAGGGAGGGGGGAGGTACGGGGGGAGACGAGGACAGAGAGTAGAGCTGAGAGACCTGGCAGGGGTAGGGGCCGCGAGGCTGACGCATCTGACAAAG GCTCCTCCACCAGGAATGCCCGAGGCTCCCAGCTGGAGACTGGTGGTCATGACGGTTGGGAGTCGCGTAGCGGCGGAGGCTTCCGTGAGAAGAGTGCAGAGAGGAGCACCGACCGTGGGGCGGAGAGAGGAGGCGCAGAGAGAGGAGGTGTGGACAGAGGAGGAGCGGAGCGTGACCGTTatgacggagagaggagaggaggggagcaggcgaCTGGGAGAGACTCATCCTACGACCGTAGAGGTGGTCACACCGACCGTGGTGACcgcagagagaacagggagagag ACCAAAGAGCATCCTCTCCTGGTCGGCACCCAGCCAGAGGAGAAGAGCCAGACAGGGAGGAGACCAGAGGGAGGGATGAAcgcagaggagaggaaaaaggagGGGACAGACGAGAGGACAGGGcccgagagagggagcgagagagggaacgggaaagagagaaggagagggaaagagagagggagaaggagagggaggcagagcgGGAGAGGGTccgggagagggagcgagaacgggagcgagagagggagagggaaaaggagaaagagagggaaaaggagcgagagagggaacgggagagggaagagagggagcgggagagggagGAGCGAgatagggagaggaaggagagagagcgggagagggaacgagagcgggagagggagcgagagcaaagagagagggagaggcagcggGAATGGGAGGAGCGTGAGAAAGGAAGGGATGAGCGACGGGAACGGACTAGGGATGAACCAAGGGACGACCGCTCTGTCCGAGACTCGCATGAAGACCGCAAGACCAG CCGGAAGAGGCACAGGGTAGAGACCACACCCAGCCCGACTCGCCCCTCTCCCAAGCGAGCAAGGGACGCCACCCCAGGAGACGGCGAGGAATACAACAGCCCTGAGGAGAAAA gtgttGAGAAACACCGGCTGTTGAGTCAGGTGGTACTCCCGCCCCAGGAGCCCCTCCTGCGTTCCCCCCCCAGCACCTCTGTAGCGGAGGACACCAAGCCCAGCCGCTGGAAGGACGAGGAGCGCCGTGGAGGCGGGGacaagagggaggggaggagccgCCGGAACGAGGAGGCCGACGCCcgtggagacagaggaggagcaggcagaggaggggagagacggggggagcACCCCTCAGATAGCAGTACCCCTGTCTCGGCCTCCGGCTCGGACTctaggagaggtaaagagagggacgGTCGGGAGCCCACCCCTCCCCCGCCGCCCGTGGCCCTGGTCACTGAGGACAGAGACGCTCCAGTCCCGTCAGGTCATGAGGAGGGCAAGAAGAAGACCAAGTCCCAGAAGAAAGGCCTGAagaaggggaggaaggaggagggtgtGGCAGGAGGTGTTTCAGGAGCTCCAGAGAGGTTCACCAACCCAGAGCCCC CCTCCATGGCCCTCTCGGACGGCCCCCCGCCCCCTCTACTCTCCCCCCGCAAGGCGCCTAAGAAGAAGGCGCTGGACAAGAAGAGGAAACGATCCCGTGGCGCCGAGTCGGACGCGTCTGAGGAGGAACCAGGCTCCTCCCAT TTCCCCCCGGGCAAGAGGAACAAGAGGGGTCCCCGGACGCCCCCGCCCGCACCAAAGGAGGCTCTGCTATCCCAGAGGGCCGTGCCACATTCTGTTGCAGAGCCCTTGCCACAGCCCGTCAAAATGGACGCCAACTTCAGCGACTGGTCTGACGAGGATGTGCTGGAGCGCGGTGGTGGATCGGCGGTTGTTAAGGCACCCCCCACAGTCCCCACTGAGAGGACTCCGACCGGAGCTCTTCCCAGGAGAGGAGGTCCGAGGGggggcaaggagagggagagggtggagaggccTGTTCCCCCGCCCATCGCCCCTCTGCTGTCCCAGGACCCTCCTATGTTACTCCAGACCCTGCCTCCCCAGCCCCTCATGTCCCAGCCCCTGCTGAGGAAGCCTCCTCCGGAGCAGAAGAGGAGCAGCAGTATGGGAAGCAACCAGAGCAGGGCCTCATCCAGACGTCTCCGCTCTCCCTCCAACGAGTCAGCCCACAGAGAGGACCCTCAGCAGGGCCAAGGACCAGGCCGACCCAGGAGAGGACACCAGCTCCAGGGGGGCAACTCCCGAGACCGGGAgcgagacagggaaagagagagggagcgtggtgagagagagaggggaccagTTGTCACAGAACTTCCggtggtgaggggagaggagcGGAAGTCGCGCATCGaccagctgaggagaggagagcccagtCGCAGCACCTCCTCAG ACCGGCAGGACTCTCGCAGCCACAGCTCCAGACGAAGCTCCCCTGAGTCAGAGCGTCAGGTGCAGTCGCGGGCCGGGTCCTACGACGGCCGAGagcgtgagagggagagagagagggagcgggaacAGTTTGAGAGGGAGCGTGAGCGCAAGGACCTCCGACAGCAGCAGGGGCCTCCGGGGCCACTACCTCCTCTCCAGCAGCAGGGGCAGCAGAGAGACTGGGAGCCCGAGGGGCCACGGGAGTGGGGTGGGAGGGGCCGTGAACCCCTCCTCATGCGTGGAGGCAACAGAGAGCAAATGAGAGAGCGTGATCTCCGTGACATGCGGGGTGAGAGAGAGCGGCTTCTGCCCGAGGGTCTCCTGCAGCAGCACGAACGAGAGCGGGAAAGAGAGCGCGGCGGCAACAGGGGCGTTGGCCGCGGTGGCGACCATGGCAACGACCGGGAGCGGGAGAGGATGCTGCTGATGGACCTGCCGCCACATGGGGACCCCAAGAACAGGATGGACATGAGGGGAGACAGACCAGATATGAGGGGAGACAGACCAGATTTAAGAGGAGACATGCGAGGAGATATGAGACCTGATATGAGGGGAGACATTCGAGGGGATATGAGAGGAGATATGAGAGGAGACATGAGAGGAGACATTCGAGGAGATATGAGACCTGATATGAGGGGAGACATTCGAGGGGATATGAGAGGAGATATGAGAGGAGACATGAGAGGAGACATTCGAGGAGATATGAGACCTGATATGAGGGGAGACATTCGAGGGGATATGAGAGGAGACATTCGAGGGGATATGAGGGGAGATATGAGGGGAGACATGAGACCTGATATTAGGGGAGACATTCGAGGGGATATGAGAGGAGATATGAGGGGAGACATGAGACCTGATATTAGGGGAGACATTCGAGGGGATATGAGACCCGATATGAGGGGGGATATGAGACCTGATATTAGGGGGGATATGAGAGGGGGACCAGATCACATGAGACCAGATATCAGGGGGCCGGACAGGGTTGAGttctctctcctgctcccccACGAAGCTTTGGGACACGGCGGCATGGACCAGGACAAACCAGGCAACAGCCATCACCCTGTGGGAGGAGAGATACAGGAAGCAGAGAAACAGGACAGCATTGACG ACGAAGATGACGCGAAGGCGGATGACGCTGTGTCGGTGGTGTCTGGCGGGGAGGAGTACGAGCCAATCAGTGATGACGAGTTGGATGAGATCTTGGCGGACAGCGCCCAGAAGAGAGAGGATGGGCAGGAAGAAGAGAAGACGCCAG GTCCCCTGGATGTGATTGATGTGGACTGGTCCAGCCTGATGCCCAAGCAGAAGCAGGAGCCCCGGGCAGCAGGGGCAGCTCTGCTCCGGTTCACCCCAGGGGCAGTGCTCCtcagggcgggcgtctccaagcGGCTGGCTGGGCCCGAGCTCCTGGAGAGAGTCAGGGAGGTCTGCAAGAAGGAGCTGGACGACCCTAAAG ATGCTGACAAGCTGTTTGAGCACGACCTGGGTGCTCTGAACAAGGCAGCTCTGAACAGGAAGGTAGAGAGGGCAGGTCTGCTGAGGAACCTGGGCCCCTGCTGTAAGGCCCTCTGTGCCCGCAGGGACATGGCCATCAGACGGCAGCTCCTCAAGAACGAAAAG ggcctGACCAAGCAGATGTACCCCAGTGTTCCTGTGGTGGACAGTGAGCTCTTCCAACTCAGCATGCGTCTCTTCAAGAAAACTGTAGCCGCCGCCAGAAGCAACCAGCCCCCCGTTGGGGCCCCCAGCAGGCCCAGAGAAGGCCGACAAGGGGCCACTGGGGCTGGTACCGGCAGCTTCACCGGTAGCCAAGCCCGGTACACCACAGCCCCCCGAGATGTGTGTCTCCTGAGAGCGTGCGGGGCTTATGGTTAA